The window GAAGATATGAGCCTCCGGCGATATATGCCTCTTTTTCGGGTATGAAAAGTGCAAAGATATTTTCGCCTATGGTGATAAATAAAATAGAAACAACAATTCCCAAAGCACCCAACATGATAAGAGTGTATATGTAAGCTCTTGCTGCCCTTTGCTCTTTCTTAGCTCCAAAATTTTGAGCAACAAAACTTCCCAAAGCGGAAGCAAATCCGTGAGCAGTATTCCAGGTTATTCCTTCTATTTGTCCGCCTGTGCTTTGGCTCGTTACTCCTATGTGTCCGCCATGTATAGACGCTATTCGAGCTAAACTCATGCTTATTATAGAAAAATATGCGCTCATCAAAGCTACAGGAAAACCCAATTTTAAAATGTAAATAATCTCTCTTTTAATAGGTCTGATAAGTAATTTGGTCTTTCCTAATATGCCATTTTTACCTTTAATATGTGTTATAAAAAGAGTGAAAACGACTGTTTGTGACATCACCGTTGCAATAGCAGCACCGTCTACTCCCAGAGCAGGAAAACCCAAATATCCGAATATCAGAATAGGGTCAAGTATAATATTCAATACCAATCCGCTTGCATTAAAATAAAAAGGTATATCGCTTCTGCCACCACCAATGTAAATACCCGAAAAATTAAGTATTAAAAACATAAACGGAATACCGAATGAAATGATGGTAAGGTAGCTGTTGGCTAGAGCGTTTATCGATGTGTCAAGATAAAAGAAAGAAATGAATAAATTGGGGAATGTAAAAAACATTACTCCAAATAAAACTCCCATAATTACCGCAATGATAGTTGTGTGAGAAGCCAAAATTTGCATTCTTTTATGGTTGCCTTCTCCTAAAGCTCTCCCTATTGATATTTCGGCGCCTACTTTTGAAACCAATCCAAAAGAAGTCAGCATCCACATTAGCATGCCCGACGAACCGACTGCCGCCACCGACTGACTGCCCAAACGTCCTATCCAGGCTATATCTACCAAATTATAAGTCATTTGGATAAAGCCGGTAGCCATTATTGGCAGTGCTAATTTTAGCAACTGATTTAAGATGTTTCCTTTGGTTAGGTCGCGTGTTTTCAATTAGAAAAAATTTGGACAAAAATAACCAAATACAATTAATTGAAAATTATTTTGGCGTGTTAGCCTATAATTTTGTTTCTGATTTTAAAGTGCAAAGAATCGCCACGCTCGTTAAAACCAATAGAGTGTCCGATACCCTTAATCGATTTTGTCAAACTTTCTATTGAATCTTCTATTTGCTCTTTTGTTCCGGGTTTGTCTTTGTACAGCAAATAGTTTTCGCGATATTTTAAAGGTGTAATATTGGGCATAATAACGTTAGCCCCTGCAATGATTGCCTGTTCTCTGCCGTTTTTAACAATAGCTTGCATAGCTGTTGTGGCTGCTATATTAATATTTGGCATTAATAATCGGAGACAAGCCACCATATTTATTGTTAATTCAAATCTTTCAGAAACGGGCAACAATTCACCTTTATACTTATACAATGGAGTTTTTGCGTGTTCTACGTAAGGTCCCATTCCCACCATATCAACATTTAACTCTTTTAAAAAAAGTAAGTCGTTGGCTAAGTCTTCCAATGTTTGAAACGGGAGACCAATCATAACACCGCTACCTGTGTTGTAACCTAACTTTTGTAGCAGTTTCAAAGTATTAACTCTGTTGTCGAAGTTGTGAAGGTTGTCGTTAGGGTGTAACTTTTTGTAAAGTTCTCTGTTTGAAGTCTCTACTCGTAGCAAATATCTGTGAGCTCCGGCGTCTAACCATCTTTTAAAAACTTCTTCGCTTTGCTCGCCCATCGAAAGAGTAACGCCTAAGCCATCATTGGTTTTTAATTTTATCTCTTTTAAAAATGATTCAACGGTATTTACAAAATTCGTATTAGAAATTTCCCCCGACTGTATAGCCAACGAACCAAAACCTTTACTGTAAGCGTACTCTGCACAAGACAATACTTCATCGTGCGTAAGCACATATTTGCTGTCGGTTGTATTATCCCTTCTGATGCCGCAGTAGTGGCAGTTTTTAGCACACACGTTGGAATACTCAATCAAACCACGCAAATAAACAATATTGCCAACACTTTTAAGCTTGACTTCTCTTGCTTTTTCTATCAACTTTTTTTGTTCTTTGCCTTTCAATCCCAACAAGTAAACCAAATCAGCTTGTGTTAGACTATTAAAATCAATGTTATCAAATTTGCTCATTAAATACCTTAATTATTGTGCAAATATATGCAAATGCTAAATTGTCAATCAAAATTCAGTTATATTTTTATGATTTAATTGTTAAATTTACATATAATTTAACATAAAACATTGTTTTTTTACAAAACTAAATTTAACTTTGCTCTCAGTAATAACATAAAAATATAAATTAATATGAAAAACAAAAAATACGTTGTTGTAGGCGGTGTCGCTGGAGGAGCTTCTGCAGCTGCTCGTATCCGTCGTTTAAACGAAAATGCAGAAATTCTTATTTTAGACAAAGGTCCTAATATTTCATTTTCAAATTGTTGCTTGCCAAATTTTTTTAGTGGCGAAATCAATTGTGT is drawn from Lentimicrobiaceae bacterium and contains these coding sequences:
- a CDS encoding MATE family efflux transporter translates to MKTRDLTKGNILNQLLKLALPIMATGFIQMTYNLVDIAWIGRLGSQSVAAVGSSGMLMWMLTSFGLVSKVGAEISIGRALGEGNHKRMQILASHTTIIAVIMGVLFGVMFFTFPNLFISFFYLDTSINALANSYLTIISFGIPFMFLILNFSGIYIGGGRSDIPFYFNASGLVLNIILDPILIFGYLGFPALGVDGAAIATVMSQTVVFTLFITHIKGKNGILGKTKLLIRPIKREIIYILKLGFPVALMSAYFSIISMSLARIASIHGGHIGVTSQSTGGQIEGITWNTAHGFASALGSFVAQNFGAKKEQRAARAYIYTLIMLGALGIVVSILFITIGENIFALFIPEKEAYIAGGSYLLIIGISQVFMMVEIATQGLFNGIGKTAPPAIISIVFNTIRIPLSLILASVWGVNGVWWAISITTIFKGCLSPLWMLIYSKKKKLLSYS
- the hydE gene encoding [FeFe] hydrogenase H-cluster radical SAM maturase HydE, producing the protein MSKFDNIDFNSLTQADLVYLLGLKGKEQKKLIEKAREVKLKSVGNIVYLRGLIEYSNVCAKNCHYCGIRRDNTTDSKYVLTHDEVLSCAEYAYSKGFGSLAIQSGEISNTNFVNTVESFLKEIKLKTNDGLGVTLSMGEQSEEVFKRWLDAGAHRYLLRVETSNRELYKKLHPNDNLHNFDNRVNTLKLLQKLGYNTGSGVMIGLPFQTLEDLANDLLFLKELNVDMVGMGPYVEHAKTPLYKYKGELLPVSERFELTINMVACLRLLMPNINIAATTAMQAIVKNGREQAIIAGANVIMPNITPLKYRENYLLYKDKPGTKEQIEDSIESLTKSIKGIGHSIGFNERGDSLHFKIRNKIIG